The sequence below is a genomic window from Deltaproteobacteria bacterium.
TCTCTAATGCCGCATGTACGCACGCATTGCCGGAGAGTGGATTGTCGACAAATCGGCCCAGCCCGCACCGGGCGTTCTCAGGGAAGGCCGGCACCGGGTGTCTCGACCGCAACGACTTCTATGCGCGCGTCGGCCTTCTTCATGGGGTCGAAATGTCCGGCCGTCAAAACAAACAGCGTCCGCCGGTCGTCGCCCCCCAGCATGCATGCATAGGCGTTGGATTCGACCGCCACGCGGTGGGTGATATCGCCGCCTTCCGTCACCCTCAGGGCCCCGGCGTGGCCAACCGGTGATGCCGTCCATACGCCTCCCTCCGCATCCAGGCAGATGCCGTCCGGGTAATATTCGTCCAGGCGCGCCCATATCCGTCTGTTTGACAGAGAGCCGTCTGCCTGGATGTCGAATGCGGTCAGGCGGTGCCCGTATGTCTCCGCGACGATCAGTGTGTTTCCTTCGGGGGATATCACCATGCCGTTGGGAAAAAGAAGGTCCTCGGCAACAACGGAGGCCTTCCCATCCGGGGACACCATGACGATCTCCGCGGGGGTCAAATCCTGAGGGCGGCCCGGCTCAAAGCCGAAATTGCCGATGTAGGCACGCCCGCTGTTGTCCACCACCATATCGTTGCAATGGTACGTCGCCAGATCGAAAAGGTCGGCCACCAGCGCAAGCCCCTTCTCATCCAACCGAAGCAGACGCCTGTCCGTCATCGATACGACCAGCAGGCGTCCATCCGGCAGCCAGCCCAGGCCCGAAGGGCTTCCGGGTACGGATACGATGGTTTCGAGGTTGCCGTCATGATCCACGGTCATGACCCGGCGGGCGTGCATGTCGGAAAACCACAATCTGCCGTCATGCCACCGGGGCCCTTCAGGAAACAACAGCCCATCTGCCAGAATGCTTGTCCGGAGTTCGATCACTTTTCTCCCCTTGTTGTGTCGCTTCGTATCGAAAGATGCGGGTGACAGCCGCTATGGCTGTCGAACGCCTCTAAAAAGAGCCCCTGCCGCAGCAGCTGCCGGGGCCGGCACAGGAGGCCTGATCGGGAGACGTTCCGCAGCAGGCGGTATCCCCCGGTCCGGGCATACGCGTCTTTGCCGGTCCGGACATGGAGGAGGGGGCCGAAAGAAGCTTTTTCAGGTTTTGACTGCCGCACGCCTTGCAGGACGGCCTGTCGGCGTTTCCCGCGACCAGTACTTCTAGCGTGGCGCCACAATCTCGACAAAGATACTCGTAGAGCGGCATGGTTATGGTCCTTGCTGGAAGAAAAGGGTTGTCAACAGGCTCAGTGGGACCCGTTGTTATATTCATCGATAGCCTTGTGCAGGGTTTTCACGGCCAATTGGATACAGTGATGCTTTTTCACCGGTATCTCTTCAAGCACCTTGAAGATGTCGCCGTCATCGATGCTGCGGGCAAATTCAAGGCTTTTCCCCTTGATCAGGTCCACGGCCGCCATGGCAGCCGATACGGCCCCGGCGCAACCAAGGACTTCATACTTGGCATCGTCAATGGTGCCGTTATTCATTTTTATGTAAACGCCCATGGTGTCGCCGCAGGTGCCCGTCATCTCGGATTTTACCTCTGCGTTCGGGATCGAACCCATATACGGCTTTTCAATATAGTACGTGATGGCTTGCTGCGAGTATCCTGCTTCGGCCAGCATCTTCCGGATGTTTTCGGTCTGGCTGTTTTCGATGGTTGTGTACTGGCTCATTTTACCCTTTCCCCGATTACGCGTGCAGTGGCAGCAGATGTTGCCGGTTTCCTTCCGCGTTAATGAACGCACTCCCCGATACCGTCTTGATGCCCCTGACAGGTATGGTCTTTGCTGAATTCAGGCAGTTTTCCATCGTTGACCAGCACCAGGTTGTCCAGAACGGTGCCCTCCACGGCCCGGTAGGCCTTGATCCCCGCATTCAACAGTTTGCGCAACGCGCCCCCGCCGATGCCGCCAACGACGACGGCATCCACTTCCGTGTTGCCCAGAGCGACCAGGGGCTGGCAGTTGCCGTGCGTATGTTCGAGGTTCCGATTGTCTATGGTACGGGATAGTTCCGCGTCGGTATCCACAATGACGAAATATGGCGCGGAGCCGAAATGGTTGTGCACCCGGCTCTGCCTGTCATTTTTTTCCTGTGTCGGGAAAGCGATTTTCATTGGCTTGCTCCTTTGCCACGATGTTGTTTTGCAATGGGCCTGCATGCAGGCCCATTTGACCACGCAAAACTAAACATCAATGGGAAAGGTGTCAAGCCGCAAAAGTGAGCTTTGTACCGGCCATGTTGAGGATGAACTGGCCGGCCATCTCCTTTTCTATGTAAATGGCCGCGTCCCTGCCGGTACAGTGGGTGGGCACGATGTAATCGGGGTCGAGGGATTTCAAATTGTCGGTCGTAGGTACGATCACGCTCTCGAAATCGGCCCCCGACAGGTGGAACCCGCCCATTACGGCGAAAACATCTTCGATACCGGTGACCTTCTGAGCGTGTCTGACCGTGTTCACGATGCCGGCGTGCGCACAACCCGACAGGACGACCAGGCCTTTTCCCTTTACGTTGAAGGCCAGGCCGGTGTCATCGTGAAACGGGTCTGACATTTCTTGACCATCGTGACGGCAGCACAGATTGGCCGCTCCTTTTTCAAAGTCCGTCACCCGTTCGATCTTTCCCAGAAACATCACCCGGTCGTCGAGCAGGGTGAGGGGGCCTTCGGACTCGATGACGTTCGCCCCGGCTTTTTCGGCTCTTTCCCGGGTGAAGGGCGGGAAATAAACCTTGAATTCCTCCGTTATTTTTAAGAAGCGCGGGTTGAC
It includes:
- a CDS encoding MBL fold metallo-hydrolase, which produces MAHTLQEIDRVEILTLQDNYIDIVASDNSAVIQRGMALKDGEVKSSILAEHGFSALVTVTRGETSKSMLFDFGFSEDGAARNAEALDADLSRVEISALSHGHLDHVGGIEKLVGMTGKKPLDLVLHPWSFVNPRFLKITEEFKVYFPPFTRERAEKAGANVIESEGPLTLLDDRVMFLGKIERVTDFEKGAANLCCRHDGQEMSDPFHDDTGLAFNVKGKGLVVLSGCAHAGIVNTVRHAQKVTGIEDVFAVMGGFHLSGADFESVIVPTTDNLKSLDPDYIVPTHCTGRDAAIYIEKEMAGQFILNMAGTKLTFAA
- a CDS encoding diguanylate cyclase, encoding MKIAFPTQEKNDRQSRVHNHFGSAPYFVIVDTDAELSRTIDNRNLEHTHGNCQPLVALGNTEVDAVVVGGIGGGALRKLLNAGIKAYRAVEGTVLDNLVLVNDGKLPEFSKDHTCQGHQDGIGECVH
- a CDS encoding SMP-30/gluconolactonase/LRE family protein: MELRTSILADGLLFPEGPRWHDGRLWFSDMHARRVMTVDHDGNLETIVSVPGSPSGLGWLPDGRLLVVSMTDRRLLRLDEKGLALVADLFDLATYHCNDMVVDNSGRAYIGNFGFEPGRPQDLTPAEIVMVSPDGKASVVAEDLLFPNGMVISPEGNTLIVAETYGHRLTAFDIQADGSLSNRRIWARLDEYYPDGICLDAEGGVWTASPVGHAGALRVTEGGDITHRVAVESNAYACMLGGDDRRTLFVLTAGHFDPMKKADARIEVVAVETPGAGLP
- a CDS encoding iron-sulfur cluster assembly scaffold protein; its protein translation is MSQYTTIENSQTENIRKMLAEAGYSQQAITYYIEKPYMGSIPNAEVKSEMTGTCGDTMGVYIKMNNGTIDDAKYEVLGCAGAVSAAMAAVDLIKGKSLEFARSIDDGDIFKVLEEIPVKKHHCIQLAVKTLHKAIDEYNNGSH
- a CDS encoding zinc ribbon domain-containing protein yields the protein MPLYEYLCRDCGATLEVLVAGNADRPSCKACGSQNLKKLLSAPSSMSGPAKTRMPGPGDTACCGTSPDQASCAGPGSCCGRGSF